Proteins found in one Streptomyces sp. NBC_00461 genomic segment:
- a CDS encoding cytochrome P450, which yields MTTLAIDLTSTEYRLNPWPLYARLRDESPVHHVRGGAADGSDFYVLSRYDDVALALKDKKLFSSQIRRDDYMNLPMLVNRDAPEHTRLRHMANRAFNARLVRTLGDWVQTLVDDLMTEVLSHDRVEFVEAFTTMLPLRVVGGMLGIPLDRKKDLRRWSQAVMDSFAVAAGMDPDEAPGFFEDLMEFGNYMGDLAAERKGKPNQEDILGELVVQHEAGDLTRDELVTMAWSFVAAGHETTMNLLGGGFHMLLSDPELAKRMLAAPERSGDFAEEYLRLNSPTQWLLRRAKEDVELHGSVIPEGALVHVLLGAANRDPRHFPDPDTFDLDRPNRGDHMAFGAGPHFCPGAALSRLLADRAFHAYYDHLDRFSLDPEAPAQYRTRQGSYGIARMDVLVTPTTGDK from the coding sequence ATGACGACCCTGGCCATCGATCTCACCAGCACCGAATACCGGCTCAACCCCTGGCCGCTGTACGCCAGGCTGCGCGACGAGTCCCCCGTCCACCATGTGCGGGGCGGCGCCGCGGACGGCTCGGACTTCTATGTGCTGAGCCGCTACGACGACGTCGCGCTCGCCCTGAAGGACAAGAAGCTGTTCTCGTCCCAGATCCGGCGGGACGACTACATGAACCTGCCGATGCTGGTCAACCGCGACGCCCCGGAGCACACCCGGCTGCGCCACATGGCCAACCGCGCGTTCAACGCCCGTCTGGTCCGCACGCTCGGCGACTGGGTGCAGACCCTCGTGGACGACCTGATGACCGAGGTGCTCTCGCACGACCGGGTGGAGTTCGTCGAGGCGTTCACCACCATGCTGCCCCTGCGCGTGGTCGGCGGCATGCTCGGCATCCCGCTCGACCGCAAGAAGGACCTGCGCCGCTGGTCGCAGGCGGTGATGGACAGCTTCGCGGTGGCCGCGGGCATGGATCCCGACGAGGCACCCGGGTTCTTCGAGGACCTGATGGAGTTCGGGAACTACATGGGCGACCTGGCCGCCGAGCGCAAGGGCAAGCCCAACCAGGAGGACATCCTGGGCGAGCTGGTCGTCCAGCACGAGGCGGGCGACCTGACCCGGGACGAACTGGTCACCATGGCCTGGTCGTTCGTCGCCGCAGGGCACGAGACCACCATGAACCTGCTGGGCGGCGGCTTCCACATGCTGCTGAGCGACCCGGAACTGGCCAAGCGGATGCTGGCCGCTCCCGAGCGCTCCGGCGACTTCGCCGAGGAGTATCTGCGGCTGAACAGCCCCACCCAGTGGCTGCTGCGCCGCGCCAAGGAGGACGTCGAACTGCACGGGTCCGTCATCCCCGAGGGCGCGCTGGTGCACGTGCTGCTCGGCGCGGCCAACCGGGACCCGCGTCACTTCCCCGACCCCGACACCTTCGACCTGGACCGCCCCAACAGGGGCGACCACATGGCCTTCGGCGCGGGCCCGCACTTCTGCCCGGGCGCCGCCCTGTCCCGGCTGCTGGCCGACCGCGCCTTCCACGCCTACTACGACCACCTCGACCGGTTCTCCCTGGACCCCGAGGCGCCGGCCCAGTACCGCACCCGGCAGGGGTCGTACGGCATCGCGCGGATGGACGTTCTGGTGACACCGACCACGGGGGACAAGTGA
- a CDS encoding fatty acyl-AMP ligase: protein MTTATTLPTTSATPSDPAAETTLDRFLHHAERQPTAPAFTFLDDDGEVQRTLSYGELDATARSIAAGLRSRLARGERALLLLPEGLDFVPAFFGCLQAGVIAVPAYPPLPLQNRQRMETLKSIVDDCRPAAVIVAVPPEMLDTVRSVMPDLADLWWTTVAELSAADAADAPDDHRPGPDDIAFLQYTSGSTAMPKGVTVTHRALAHNEEMIRESFEHDQGLTGVGWLPLFHDMGLIGHVVQPLWMGGHSILMSPLTFIRRPVRWLRAISQYRATTSGAPNFAYDMCVARIREEDCEGLDLSSWKVAYTGAEPVRDRTLRAFAERFAAHGFDSTAAYPCYGLAEATLLVTGARVAAEPVRLTVDDEALGAGRVLPADVGTTLVSSGITRMDREVVIVDPDTAEPVGPGRVGEIWIGGPDLPTGYWGRPQVSDEVFAAKPVGGGGPYLRSGDLGFLHDGELYVTGRCKDLIIVGGRNHYPQDLEFTAEQAHSALRTGCSAAFAVEDGGAERAVLVAGAGQGAAGTDEAAAAKRAEIARVVRTAVAAAHGITLDDVVVVGPNAVPRTSSGKVQRGACRAAYLRGEYAQ, encoded by the coding sequence ATGACGACAGCGACCACCCTTCCCACGACCTCCGCGACGCCCTCCGATCCGGCGGCGGAGACGACCCTGGACCGGTTCCTGCACCACGCCGAACGGCAGCCCACCGCACCGGCGTTCACCTTCCTCGACGACGACGGCGAGGTGCAGCGGACGCTGTCCTACGGCGAGCTGGACGCGACGGCGCGCAGCATCGCCGCCGGACTGCGGTCCAGGCTGGCGCGCGGGGAGCGGGCACTGCTGCTGCTGCCCGAGGGCCTGGACTTCGTCCCCGCGTTCTTCGGCTGTCTCCAGGCCGGCGTCATCGCCGTACCGGCGTACCCGCCGCTGCCGCTGCAGAACCGGCAGCGGATGGAGACCCTGAAGTCCATCGTCGACGACTGCCGGCCCGCCGCGGTGATCGTGGCCGTGCCGCCCGAGATGCTGGACACCGTGCGCTCGGTGATGCCGGACCTCGCGGACCTGTGGTGGACCACCGTGGCGGAGCTGTCCGCCGCCGACGCCGCCGACGCCCCGGACGACCACCGCCCCGGGCCGGACGACATCGCCTTCCTGCAGTACACCTCCGGCTCCACGGCGATGCCCAAGGGCGTGACGGTCACCCACCGGGCGCTCGCCCACAACGAGGAGATGATCCGGGAGTCCTTCGAGCACGACCAGGGACTCACCGGCGTGGGCTGGCTGCCGCTCTTCCACGACATGGGCCTGATCGGCCACGTGGTGCAGCCGTTGTGGATGGGCGGTCACTCGATCCTGATGTCACCGCTGACGTTCATCAGGCGGCCCGTCCGCTGGCTGCGGGCGATCTCCCAGTACCGGGCCACCACCAGCGGCGCACCCAACTTCGCGTACGACATGTGTGTCGCCCGCATTCGTGAGGAGGACTGCGAGGGCCTGGACCTGAGCAGCTGGAAGGTCGCCTACACGGGCGCAGAACCGGTGCGGGACCGCACCCTGCGCGCCTTCGCCGAACGCTTCGCCGCCCACGGCTTCGACTCCACCGCCGCCTACCCGTGCTACGGGCTCGCGGAGGCGACCCTGCTGGTCACCGGTGCCCGGGTGGCGGCCGAGCCCGTCCGGCTCACCGTGGACGACGAGGCACTGGGCGCCGGGCGGGTGCTGCCGGCCGACGTCGGGACGACGCTGGTCAGCAGCGGGATCACCCGCATGGACCGGGAAGTGGTCATCGTCGACCCGGACACCGCCGAACCGGTCGGGCCCGGCCGGGTGGGCGAGATCTGGATCGGCGGGCCTGACCTGCCCACCGGCTACTGGGGCAGGCCCCAGGTCAGCGACGAGGTCTTCGCCGCCAAGCCCGTCGGAGGCGGCGGCCCCTACCTGCGCTCCGGCGACCTGGGCTTCCTGCACGACGGCGAGCTGTACGTCACCGGGCGCTGCAAGGACCTGATCATCGTCGGCGGCCGCAACCACTACCCCCAGGACCTCGAATTCACCGCGGAGCAGGCCCACTCCGCGCTGCGCACCGGCTGCTCCGCGGCGTTCGCGGTCGAGGACGGCGGAGCCGAACGCGCGGTGCTCGTGGCCGGCGCCGGGCAGGGCGCGGCCGGGACCGACGAGGCCGCTGCCGCCAAGCGCGCCGAGATCGCGCGCGTGGTGCGCACCGCGGTCGCCGCCGCGCACGGCATCACCCTCGACGACGTGGTGGTGGTCGGTCCCAACGCGGTGCCCAGGACATCCAGCGGCAAGGTGCAACGTGGTGCCTGCCGGGCCGCCTACCTGCGAGGAGAGTACGCCCAGTGA
- a CDS encoding acyl carrier protein, producing the protein MSTKTLTRRQVRSWLVGRVAEHLKVAPETVSPQAVFSELGLSSVQAVELTAELEDFSGLKIPPTMVYEYPTIDDVAAYVAGQ; encoded by the coding sequence GTGAGCACGAAGACCCTGACCCGGCGGCAGGTGCGGAGCTGGCTGGTCGGCCGGGTGGCCGAGCATCTCAAGGTCGCCCCCGAGACCGTCTCCCCGCAGGCCGTCTTCAGCGAGCTGGGACTGTCCTCCGTCCAGGCGGTCGAACTCACCGCGGAACTGGAGGACTTCAGCGGCCTGAAGATACCTCCCACGATGGTCTACGAGTACCCCACGATCGACGACGTCGCGGCGTACGTCGCCGGCCAGTGA
- a CDS encoding beta-ketoacyl-ACP synthase 3, with amino-acid sequence MALSPVPGARIAALGHYLPATVLSTEAAAERLTVDAEWIVARTGIRERRLADPDETVADMATSAARHALTKLSADPRCTDPAQEIDTVIVATSSAESTMPTTAARVAARLGLAQPAAFDLNNACAGFCHALAVADALIRAGSSRGALVIGADKASAWLDWTDRDTAILFADGAGAAVVLPHERRAIGPVRWGSAGERADLIAIDPVDRVLRQEGRAVYRWATGLGSTAREVCDNAGVKPGDLAAFVPHQANLRIVDALARHLNLDGVPVATDVVDTGNTMAATIPIALSRMTSRPEAEVRGNVLLFGFGAGLAYAGQVVDLDLASASPAAAPCEPVAVSVGRGD; translated from the coding sequence ATGGCACTCAGTCCTGTCCCCGGGGCGCGGATCGCGGCTCTGGGGCACTATCTCCCGGCCACCGTGCTGTCCACCGAGGCCGCCGCCGAGCGGCTCACGGTGGACGCGGAGTGGATCGTGGCGCGCACCGGGATCCGGGAACGCCGGCTGGCGGACCCGGACGAGACGGTCGCCGACATGGCCACGAGCGCGGCACGTCACGCGCTCACCAAGCTGTCCGCGGACCCCCGTTGCACCGACCCGGCGCAGGAGATCGACACGGTGATCGTGGCGACGTCCAGCGCGGAGTCCACCATGCCCACCACCGCGGCCCGGGTCGCGGCCCGGCTCGGGCTGGCGCAGCCGGCGGCGTTCGACCTCAACAACGCCTGCGCCGGGTTCTGCCATGCGCTGGCGGTCGCCGACGCGCTGATCCGGGCGGGCAGCAGTCGCGGCGCGTTGGTGATCGGCGCCGACAAGGCCAGCGCCTGGCTGGACTGGACGGACCGGGACACCGCGATCCTCTTCGCGGACGGCGCCGGCGCGGCCGTGGTGCTGCCGCACGAGCGCCGGGCCATCGGGCCGGTGCGGTGGGGCAGTGCGGGAGAGCGCGCGGACCTCATCGCCATCGACCCGGTCGACCGGGTGCTGCGCCAGGAAGGCCGGGCGGTCTACCGCTGGGCCACCGGGCTGGGCTCCACGGCCCGGGAGGTCTGCGACAACGCCGGCGTCAAGCCCGGCGACCTGGCCGCCTTCGTCCCCCACCAGGCCAATCTGCGCATCGTCGACGCACTCGCCCGGCACCTGAACCTGGACGGCGTCCCCGTCGCCACCGATGTCGTGGACACCGGCAACACCATGGCCGCGACGATCCCGATCGCGCTGTCCCGCATGACCAGCCGCCCCGAGGCCGAGGTACGGGGCAACGTGCTGCTGTTCGGCTTCGGCGCGGGGCTGGCGTACGCCGGACAGGTCGTCGACCTGGATCTGGCGTCGGCGTCTCCGGCAGCGGCGCCCTGTGAGCCGGTCGCGGTGAGCGTGGGCCGCGGTGACTGA
- the pyk gene encoding pyruvate kinase, giving the protein MRRSKIVCTLGPAVDSHEMLVSMIEAGMNVARFNFSHGTHAEHQGRYDRVRAASKETGRAIGVLADLQGPKIRLETFAEGPVELERGDEFVITIEDVPGDKSICGTTYKGLPGDVDRGDQILINDGNVELKVLDVEGPRVKTIVIEGGVVSDHKGINLPGTAVNVPALSEKDVEDLRFALRMGCDMVALSFVRDAKDVDDVHRVMDEEGRRVPVIAKVEKPQAVDNMEAVVMAFDAVMVARGDLAVEYPLEKVPMVQKRLIELCRRNAKPVIVATQMMESMITNSRPTRAEASDVANAILDGADAVMLSAESSVGAYPVETVKTMSKIVVAAEQELMSKGLQPLVPGKKPRTQGGSVARAACEIADFLGGRGLVAFTQSGDTARRLSRYRAQQPIIAFTTDENTRNQLTLSWGVESHVVPFVNTTDEMVDMVDQEIAKINRFSPGEIVIITAGSPPGVPGTTNMLRVHHIAGGSN; this is encoded by the coding sequence ATGCGCCGTTCGAAAATCGTCTGTACTCTCGGCCCCGCGGTCGACTCCCACGAAATGCTGGTCTCGATGATCGAGGCCGGAATGAACGTGGCCAGGTTCAACTTCAGCCACGGCACCCACGCCGAGCACCAGGGGCGGTACGACCGCGTCCGGGCCGCCTCCAAGGAGACCGGCCGGGCCATCGGTGTCCTCGCCGACCTGCAGGGACCGAAGATCCGGCTGGAGACCTTCGCCGAGGGTCCGGTGGAGCTGGAGCGGGGTGACGAGTTCGTCATCACGATCGAGGACGTCCCGGGCGACAAGTCCATCTGCGGCACGACGTACAAGGGCCTGCCCGGTGACGTGGACCGCGGCGACCAGATCCTGATCAACGACGGCAACGTCGAGCTGAAGGTCCTGGACGTCGAGGGCCCGCGGGTGAAGACGATCGTCATCGAGGGCGGTGTCGTCTCCGACCACAAAGGCATCAACCTGCCCGGCACGGCCGTCAACGTGCCGGCGCTGTCCGAGAAGGACGTCGAGGACCTCCGCTTCGCGCTGCGCATGGGCTGCGACATGGTCGCACTGTCCTTCGTCCGCGACGCCAAGGACGTGGACGACGTCCACCGGGTGATGGACGAGGAGGGGCGCCGCGTCCCGGTCATCGCCAAGGTGGAGAAGCCGCAGGCGGTGGACAACATGGAGGCCGTCGTGATGGCCTTCGACGCCGTCATGGTCGCGCGTGGTGACCTGGCCGTCGAGTACCCGCTCGAGAAGGTCCCGATGGTGCAGAAGCGGCTCATCGAGCTGTGCCGCCGCAACGCCAAGCCGGTGATCGTGGCGACCCAGATGATGGAGTCGATGATCACCAACTCCCGGCCCACGCGCGCCGAGGCGTCCGACGTCGCCAACGCGATCCTGGACGGCGCGGACGCGGTCATGCTGTCGGCGGAGTCCTCCGTCGGCGCTTACCCGGTCGAGACCGTGAAGACGATGTCGAAGATCGTCGTCGCGGCCGAGCAGGAGCTGATGAGCAAGGGCCTGCAGCCGCTGGTGCCGGGCAAGAAGCCGCGCACGCAGGGTGGTTCGGTCGCGCGTGCCGCGTGCGAGATCGCCGACTTCCTCGGCGGCCGCGGCCTGGTGGCCTTCACCCAGTCCGGCGACACCGCCCGCCGTCTGTCGCGCTACCGCGCCCAGCAGCCGATCATCGCCTTCACCACCGACGAGAACACCCGCAACCAGCTGACCCTCAGCTGGGGCGTGGAGTCGCACGTCGTGCCGTTCGTGAACACCACGGACGAGATGGTCGACATGGTCGACCAGGAGATCGCCAAGATCAACCGCTTCAGCCCGGGCGAGATCGTCATCATCACCGCCGGCTCGCCCCCCGGCGTCCCCGGCACCACCAACATGCTCCGCGTCCACCACATCGCCGGCGGCAGCAACTGA
- a CDS encoding acetate kinase, which translates to MSPSRVLVLNSGSSSVKYQLLDMQGSRRLAAGLVERIGEETSRIRHTPLASGGESREFGGRIADHETALKIVSEELARDGLGLDSPELAAIGHRVVHGGKSFTEPTVIDETVLAEIERLIPVAPLHNPANLTGIRTARALRPDLPQVAVFDTAFHTTMPESAARYAIDVRTADEHRIRRYGFHGTSHAYVSRATAKLLGRDPSEVNVIVLHLGNGASASAVAKGRCVDTSMGLTPLEGLVMGTRSGDLDPAVIFHLARVGGMSTDEIDTLLNKKSGLVGLCGDNDMREIRRRVDEGDEEAKLAFDIYIHRLKKYIGAYYAVLGTVDAIAFTAGVGENAAPVREAAVAGLETLGLAVDGTLNAVRSDEPRLISPEDARVKVAVVPTDEELEIATQTYALVGRH; encoded by the coding sequence GTGAGCCCCTCCCGCGTCCTCGTCCTCAACTCCGGCTCCTCGTCGGTGAAGTACCAGCTGCTCGACATGCAGGGCAGCCGCCGGCTGGCCGCGGGCCTCGTCGAGCGGATCGGCGAGGAGACCTCGCGCATCAGGCACACGCCCCTCGCGAGCGGCGGCGAGAGCCGCGAGTTCGGCGGCCGGATCGCCGACCACGAGACCGCCCTGAAGATCGTGTCGGAGGAGCTGGCCAGGGACGGTCTCGGGCTCGACTCACCAGAGCTCGCCGCGATCGGGCACCGCGTCGTGCACGGCGGGAAGTCCTTCACCGAGCCGACCGTGATCGACGAGACCGTGCTCGCCGAGATCGAGCGGCTGATCCCGGTGGCGCCCCTGCACAACCCGGCCAACCTCACCGGCATCCGTACGGCCCGTGCCCTGCGGCCCGACCTGCCCCAGGTCGCCGTCTTCGACACCGCCTTCCACACCACGATGCCGGAGTCCGCCGCCCGCTACGCGATCGACGTGCGGACCGCCGACGAGCACCGCATCCGGCGCTACGGCTTCCACGGGACCTCGCACGCGTATGTGTCCCGGGCGACGGCGAAGCTGCTCGGCAGGGACCCGTCCGAGGTGAACGTGATCGTGCTGCACCTGGGCAACGGGGCGTCGGCCTCGGCGGTCGCGAAGGGCCGCTGCGTGGACACCTCCATGGGGCTGACGCCCTTGGAGGGGCTCGTGATGGGTACACGCTCCGGAGACCTGGATCCGGCCGTCATCTTCCATTTGGCGCGAGTTGGCGGAATGTCCACAGACGAAATCGACACTCTTCTCAACAAGAAGAGCGGGCTGGTCGGCCTGTGCGGCGACAACGACATGCGGGAGATACGGCGCCGGGTCGACGAGGGCGACGAAGAGGCGAAGCTCGCCTTCGACATCTACATTCACCGTCTGAAGAAGTACATCGGCGCCTATTACGCCGTACTCGGCACCGTGGACGCGATCGCGTTCACCGCCGGGGTCGGCGAGAACGCGGCGCCGGTGCGGGAGGCGGCCGTCGCGGGCCTGGAGACCCTGGGCCTGGCGGTGGACGGCACGCTGAACGCCGTACGCAGTGACGAACCGCGGCTGATCTCGCCCGAGGACGCACGGGTGAAGGTCGCCGTGGTGCCCACCGACGAAGAACTGGAAATCGCCACACAGACCTACGCACTGGTCGGACGGCATTGA
- the pta gene encoding phosphate acetyltransferase codes for MTRSVYVTGIDRGDGRQVVELGVMELLTRQVDRVGVFRPLVHHSPDRLFELLRARYRLSQDPATVYGMDYHEASALQAEQGTDELVSTLVDRFHLVARDYEVVLVLGTDFADTQLPDELSLNARLANEFGASVIPVVGGRGQLAESVLAETRNAYRAYEGLGCDVLAMVTNRVGREDRDEIARRLDSRMPVPCYVVPDEPALSAPTVAQISQALGARVLLGDDSGLARDALDFVFGGAMLPNFLAALTPGCLVVTPGDRADLVVGALAAHSAGTPPIAGVLLTLNEVPSDGILTLAARLAPGTPVLSVATTSFPTAAELFSLEGKLNAATPRKAETALGLFERYADTGDLTRRVSAPSSDRLTPMMFEHKLLEQARSDRRRVVLPEGTEPRVLHAAEVLLRRGVCDLTLLGPVDQIRKKAADLGIDLGGCQLIDPATSELRDSFAEKYAVLRAHKGVTVELAYDVVSDVNYFGTLMVQEGLADGMVSGSVHSTAATIRPAFEIIRTRPDAGIVSSVFFMCLADKVLVYGDCAVNPDPNAQQLADIAIQSAATAEQFGVEPRIAMLSYSTGTSGSGADVDKVREATELVRERRPDLKIEGPIQYDAAVEPSVAETKLPGSEVAGQASVLIFPDLNTGNNTYKAVQRSAGAIAVGPVLQGLRKPVNDLSRGALVSDIVNTVAITAIQAQNSNEKATAQ; via the coding sequence GTGACGCGCAGCGTGTACGTGACGGGTATCGACCGCGGCGACGGCCGGCAGGTCGTCGAGCTGGGGGTCATGGAGCTCCTGACCCGGCAGGTCGACCGGGTCGGGGTGTTCCGGCCGCTCGTCCACCACAGCCCCGACCGCCTGTTCGAGCTGCTGCGCGCCCGCTACCGGCTCTCCCAGGACCCGGCCACGGTCTACGGCATGGACTACCACGAGGCGTCCGCCCTCCAGGCGGAGCAGGGCACGGACGAGCTGGTGTCGACCCTCGTCGACCGCTTCCACCTGGTCGCGCGCGACTACGAGGTGGTACTGGTCCTCGGCACCGACTTCGCCGACACCCAGCTCCCCGACGAGCTGTCCCTCAACGCCCGCCTCGCCAACGAGTTCGGCGCCTCCGTGATCCCGGTGGTGGGCGGCCGTGGGCAGCTCGCGGAGTCGGTGCTCGCCGAGACCCGCAACGCCTACCGGGCGTACGAGGGGCTGGGCTGCGACGTGCTGGCGATGGTGACCAACCGGGTGGGCCGGGAGGACCGGGACGAGATCGCGCGCAGGCTCGACTCCCGTATGCCCGTGCCCTGTTACGTCGTGCCCGACGAGCCCGCGCTCTCCGCGCCCACGGTGGCCCAGATCTCCCAGGCCCTCGGCGCCAGGGTGCTGCTGGGCGACGACTCGGGTCTCGCCCGGGACGCGCTCGACTTCGTGTTCGGCGGTGCGATGCTGCCGAATTTCCTCGCCGCTCTCACCCCGGGATGCCTGGTCGTCACCCCCGGCGACCGCGCCGACCTGGTCGTCGGCGCGCTGGCCGCGCACAGCGCCGGCACCCCGCCGATAGCCGGCGTACTGCTGACCCTGAACGAGGTGCCGAGCGACGGGATCCTCACCCTGGCCGCCCGCCTCGCCCCGGGCACCCCGGTGCTCTCGGTGGCCACCACCAGTTTCCCCACCGCGGCCGAACTCTTCTCCCTGGAAGGGAAGTTGAACGCGGCCACCCCGAGGAAGGCGGAGACCGCGCTAGGGCTCTTCGAGCGGTACGCCGACACCGGCGACCTCACCCGGCGCGTCTCGGCCCCGAGCAGCGACCGCCTCACCCCGATGATGTTCGAGCACAAGCTGCTCGAACAGGCCCGCTCCGACCGGCGCCGTGTCGTCCTCCCCGAGGGCACCGAGCCCCGCGTCCTGCACGCCGCCGAGGTCCTGCTGCGCCGCGGCGTCTGCGATCTCACCCTCCTGGGGCCGGTCGACCAGATCCGCAAGAAGGCCGCCGACCTCGGCATCGACCTGGGCGGCTGCCAGTTGATCGACCCCGCGACCAGCGAGCTGCGCGACTCCTTCGCCGAGAAGTACGCCGTTCTGCGGGCCCACAAGGGCGTCACCGTCGAGCTGGCGTACGACGTGGTCTCGGACGTGAACTACTTCGGCACGCTGATGGTCCAGGAGGGGCTGGCCGACGGCATGGTGTCGGGGTCCGTGCACTCCACGGCCGCGACGATCCGGCCCGCCTTCGAGATCATCCGGACGAGGCCGGACGCCGGCATCGTCTCGTCCGTCTTCTTCATGTGCCTGGCCGACAAGGTCCTCGTCTACGGCGACTGCGCCGTGAACCCCGACCCGAACGCACAGCAGCTGGCCGACATCGCCATCCAGTCGGCCGCCACCGCCGAGCAGTTCGGCGTGGAGCCGCGGATCGCGATGCTGTCGTACTCGACGGGCACGTCCGGCTCGGGCGCCGACGTCGACAAGGTGCGCGAGGCCACCGAGCTGGTGCGGGAGAGGCGCCCCGACCTGAAGATCGAGGGGCCGATCCAGTACGACGCCGCCGTGGAGCCGTCCGTCGCCGAGACCAAGCTGCCGGGCTCCGAAGTCGCAGGCCAGGCAAGCGTGTTGATCTTCCCCGACCTGAACACCGGCAACAACACCTACAAGGCCGTGCAGCGTTCGGCCGGGGCGATCGCGGTCGGTCCGGTGCTGCAGGGTCTGCGCAAGCCCGTCAACGACCTGTCCCGGGGCGCCCTGGTCTCGGACATCGTCAACACCGTCGCCATCACGGCGATACAGGCCCAGAACTCGAACGAGAAGGCGACCGCACAGTGA
- a CDS encoding ATP-dependent 6-phosphofructokinase — protein MRIGVLTAGGDCPGLNAVIRSVVHRAVDHYGDEVIGFEDGYAGLLTSRYRSLDLNAVSGILARGGTILGSSRLERDRLREACERAEDMVEAFGIDALIPIGGEGTLTAARMLSDAGLPVVGVPKTIDNDISSTDRTFGFDTAVGVATEAMDRLKTTAESHQRVMVVEVMGRHAGWIALESGMAAGAHGICLPERPFDPADLVKMVEERFARGKKFAVVCVAEGAHPAEGSMDYGHGEIDQFGHERFQGIGTALAYELERRLGKEAKPVILGHVQRGGVPTAYDRVLATRFGWHAVEAAHRGEFGRMTALKGTDIVMVPLAQAVTELKTVPKDRMDEAESVF, from the coding sequence ATGCGCATCGGAGTTCTCACCGCCGGCGGCGACTGCCCTGGTCTGAACGCAGTGATCCGGTCGGTCGTGCATCGAGCGGTCGACCACTACGGCGACGAGGTCATCGGCTTCGAGGACGGCTACGCCGGCCTGCTCACCAGCCGCTACCGCAGCCTCGACCTGAACGCGGTCAGCGGCATCCTGGCCCGCGGCGGCACCATCCTCGGCTCCTCCCGCCTGGAGCGCGACCGGCTGCGCGAGGCCTGCGAGCGGGCCGAGGACATGGTCGAGGCGTTCGGCATCGACGCGCTGATCCCCATCGGCGGCGAGGGCACGCTGACGGCGGCACGCATGCTGTCCGACGCCGGCCTGCCGGTGGTCGGCGTCCCGAAGACGATCGACAACGACATCTCCTCCACGGACCGCACCTTCGGCTTCGACACCGCGGTCGGTGTCGCCACGGAGGCGATGGACCGTCTCAAGACCACCGCCGAGTCCCATCAGCGCGTGATGGTCGTCGAGGTCATGGGCCGGCACGCGGGCTGGATCGCCCTGGAGTCCGGCATGGCCGCCGGCGCCCACGGCATCTGCCTGCCCGAGCGGCCCTTCGACCCGGCCGACCTCGTCAAGATGGTCGAGGAGCGCTTCGCCCGCGGCAAGAAGTTCGCCGTCGTGTGCGTGGCGGAGGGCGCCCACCCCGCCGAGGGCAGCATGGACTACGGCCACGGCGAGATCGACCAGTTCGGTCACGAGCGCTTCCAGGGCATCGGCACGGCGCTGGCCTACGAGCTGGAGCGCCGGCTCGGCAAGGAGGCCAAGCCGGTCATTCTCGGCCATGTCCAGCGCGGTGGCGTCCCGACGGCGTACGACCGCGTCCTCGCCACCCGCTTCGGCTGGCACGCGGTGGAGGCGGCGCACCGGGGCGAGTTCGGCAGGATGACCGCGCTCAAGGGCACCGACATCGTGATGGTGCCCCTCGCGCAGGCGGTGACCGAGCTGAAGACGGTGCCGAAGGACCGGATGGACGAGGCCGAGTCGGTCTTCTAG
- a CDS encoding helix-turn-helix domain-containing protein yields the protein MWPVRQRPTRPNQPAQPPPPFNAQSARRLRTALDMGPEHVAYGLRVSYGLPYITPDLVVAWERGQLSPSDSELAALAGVLWCSPGELIGKPRTLREHRIARRLAPEDIARSAGLELLAYLHMEEHNSWRGNERQSAALAELLRLSLPDFISVTGREGKLTELLRSAASTRWQAYVRPVGKVVPLDRRLLEDSLQQLHQDYQGQMVASLSWGDGTAANESSDLGRDFLDRIVDHFWAAVQDNTE from the coding sequence TTGTGGCCCGTGCGCCAACGTCCTACCCGCCCGAATCAGCCCGCCCAGCCACCACCGCCCTTCAACGCCCAGTCCGCTCGCCGCCTGCGTACCGCCCTCGACATGGGACCCGAACATGTCGCCTACGGCCTGCGCGTCTCCTACGGGCTCCCCTACATCACCCCGGACCTCGTCGTCGCCTGGGAGCGGGGGCAGCTCAGCCCCTCCGACTCCGAACTCGCCGCCCTCGCTGGCGTGTTGTGGTGCTCCCCCGGTGAACTCATCGGAAAGCCGCGCACCCTGCGCGAACACCGCATCGCCCGCCGTCTGGCCCCCGAGGACATCGCCCGCAGCGCCGGCCTCGAACTCCTCGCCTATCTCCACATGGAGGAGCACAACAGCTGGCGGGGCAACGAACGCCAGTCGGCCGCGCTCGCCGAGCTGCTCCGGCTCTCGCTCCCCGACTTCATCTCCGTCACCGGGCGCGAGGGCAAGCTCACCGAACTGCTGCGCAGTGCCGCGAGTACGCGCTGGCAGGCCTACGTCCGCCCGGTCGGCAAAGTGGTGCCCCTGGACCGGCGGCTGCTGGAGGACTCCCTCCAGCAGCTGCACCAGGACTACCAGGGGCAGATGGTCGCCTCGCTGAGCTGGGGCGACGGAACCGCCGCCAACGAGTCGAGCGACCTGGGGCGGGACTTCCTGGACCGAATCGTCGACCACTTCTGGGCCGCGGTCCAGGACAACACCGAGTGA